A genomic segment from Janthinobacterium sp. 64 encodes:
- a CDS encoding FKBP-type peptidyl-prolyl cis-trans isomerase, whose amino-acid sequence MTAEVKIEDIVVGDGKAAARGALITAHYRGWLEDGTEFDSSHKRGEPFRCVLSNNKVIQGWILGLHGMQVGGTRKLWVPAALAYGERQVGLIPPHSNLIFEIELLEVLTRD is encoded by the coding sequence ATGACGGCTGAAGTGAAGATCGAAGATATCGTGGTCGGTGATGGCAAGGCGGCGGCGCGCGGCGCGCTGATCACGGCGCATTACCGGGGCTGGCTGGAAGATGGGACGGAGTTTGATTCGTCGCACAAGCGGGGCGAGCCTTTTCGCTGCGTGTTGAGCAATAACAAGGTCATCCAGGGCTGGATTTTGGGTTTGCACGGCATGCAGGTCGGTGGCACGCGCAAGCTGTGGGTGCCGGCGGCGCTGGCGTATGGCGAGCGGCAGGTGGGGTTGATTCCGCCGCATTCCAATTTGATCTTCGAGATTGAGTTGCTGGAAGTGCTGACGCGCGATTGA
- a CDS encoding DUF2726 domain-containing protein, producing the protein MPSFTVLLAIAALILFFAMLATRQAAKSRKPLRLHRKPVMTAREQQMYHLLQTALPECTVLAQVAFSALVTAKGWANRNRFDRKVADFVLCSQQLHVIAVVELDDGSHAGRKRQDKERDAMLRLAGYVTLRYANFPTQQTLRADVEQLLLKKAGVVSA; encoded by the coding sequence ATGCCTTCCTTCACAGTCCTGCTCGCCATCGCGGCCTTGATCCTGTTCTTTGCCATGCTGGCCACTCGCCAGGCGGCCAAGTCGCGCAAGCCGCTGAGGCTGCACAGAAAACCCGTGATGACGGCGCGCGAGCAGCAGATGTACCATCTGCTGCAGACGGCATTGCCGGAATGCACGGTGCTGGCGCAAGTGGCGTTTTCCGCGCTGGTGACGGCGAAAGGATGGGCCAACAGAAACCGTTTCGACCGCAAGGTGGCCGATTTTGTTCTGTGCAGCCAGCAACTGCACGTCATCGCCGTCGTCGAACTCGACGACGGCAGCCACGCCGGCCGCAAACGCCAGGACAAGGAGCGCGACGCCATGCTCAGGCTGGCCGGCTACGTGACCTTGCGTTATGCCAACTTCCCCACGCAGCAGACGCTGCGCGCCGATGTCGAACAACTGCTACTGAAAAAAGCCGGCGTCGTATCTGCCTGA